From Bacteroidales bacterium, one genomic window encodes:
- a CDS encoding glucosaminidase domain-containing protein, with product MRINKNIGIFQTIALIFFLLLGLYSLANKPYSHFNARHTVNNYFSIYIMDQGQCTAQDFCAMLLFYNPNLKIEKAESLAKMYILEAQKEGVNQDIAFTQMCLETGFLTYNGNVKSHQNNFAGLGAINKDENGECFPDIQTGVRAHIQHLKAYGSKRNLFSDLVDSRFRFVKRGSALTIYDLTGKWASDKEYALKLEDLLSRLFFIRNQIAFRESLGIY from the coding sequence ATGAGAATAAATAAAAATATAGGAATCTTTCAGACGATAGCTTTAATCTTTTTTCTTCTGTTGGGCTTATATAGTTTAGCCAACAAACCTTACTCTCATTTTAATGCGAGGCATACTGTAAACAATTATTTTTCGATTTACATAATGGATCAGGGACAATGTACAGCACAAGATTTTTGTGCTATGCTATTGTTTTACAACCCAAATCTAAAAATAGAAAAAGCAGAATCACTTGCCAAAATGTATATACTCGAAGCTCAAAAAGAAGGAGTAAATCAAGACATTGCTTTTACTCAAATGTGTTTAGAAACAGGCTTTTTAACCTATAATGGAAATGTAAAATCCCATCAAAATAATTTTGCCGGTTTAGGTGCCATAAATAAAGATGAAAACGGAGAGTGCTTCCCCGATATTCAAACCGGAGTAAGAGCTCATATACAACACCTTAAAGCCTACGGATCAAAGCGTAATTTATTTTCCGATTTAGTTGATTCACGCTTTAGATTTGTAAAACGCGGCAGTGCTCTAACAATTTACGATTTAACCGGTAAATGGGCATCAGATAAAGAATATGCACTCAAACTGGAGGATCTCCTTTCTCGCCTATTTTTTATCCGAAATCAAATTGCTTTCAGAGAATCTTTAGGGATTTATTAA
- the folK gene encoding 2-amino-4-hydroxy-6-hydroxymethyldihydropteridine diphosphokinase — MHKITILLGSNQGNRRDLILRAIQLLETKLGKYLKASSIYESKAWGFEAETTFLNQVLIFETQLKPQEILQISLDIEKVLGRIRNTKGYASRTMDIDLLFYDNRIIEEANLQIPHPRLHLRRFTLEPLVEIIPNFIHPKFKKSMSELLQACPDNLMPNKLEK; from the coding sequence ATGCATAAAATTACGATACTTTTAGGAAGTAATCAAGGCAATAGAAGAGACTTGATTTTAAGAGCAATACAATTGCTCGAAACCAAACTTGGCAAATACCTAAAAGCATCTTCTATCTATGAATCAAAAGCTTGGGGTTTTGAAGCAGAAACAACATTTCTTAATCAGGTTTTAATATTTGAAACACAATTAAAGCCACAGGAGATTTTACAGATTAGCCTCGATATAGAAAAAGTATTAGGAAGAATAAGAAATACCAAAGGATATGCTTCTCGCACTATGGATATCGACCTGCTTTTCTACGATAATCGAATTATTGAAGAAGCAAACTTACAAATTCCTCATCCCCGATTACATTTACGCCGTTTTACTTTAGAGCCATTAGTAGAAATAATACCAAATTTTATCCATCCAAAATTTAAAAAAAGCATGAGTGAACTTTTGCAAGCTTGCCCAGATAATTTAATGCCAAATAAACTTGAAAAATAA
- a CDS encoding deoxynucleoside kinase, giving the protein MIHNFVAIEGTIGAGKTSLATKIAEENNGKLILEQFADNPFLPKFYENGDKYAFPLELSFLAERYQQLSAQLSSQDLFKNFTISDYLFNKSLIFAQKTLPPDLFGLYSKLFGIINSSIPTPDLLVYLYLRVDRLKANIKLRGRSYEQSIADDYLESIQQGYFEFIRQQQNMRILILDTNNIDFVKNPEDYKKIMYHINQEYSVGIHRRVL; this is encoded by the coding sequence ATGATTCATAATTTTGTTGCCATAGAAGGAACCATAGGTGCGGGGAAAACATCCTTAGCAACTAAAATTGCTGAGGAGAACAATGGAAAACTTATACTGGAACAATTTGCCGACAATCCTTTTTTACCAAAATTTTATGAAAACGGCGACAAATACGCTTTTCCCTTGGAACTCTCCTTTTTAGCAGAACGCTACCAACAACTTAGTGCTCAACTGAGCTCACAAGATTTATTTAAAAATTTTACTATTTCGGATTATTTATTTAACAAATCATTAATCTTCGCACAAAAAACACTTCCTCCCGATTTATTTGGCTTATATAGTAAACTCTTCGGCATTATCAACTCCTCCATTCCAACCCCCGACCTTTTAGTTTATCTTTATTTAAGAGTAGACCGACTAAAAGCCAATATTAAATTGCGTGGACGTTCTTATGAGCAAAGTATTGCCGATGATTATTTGGAATCGATTCAACAAGGCTATTTTGAGTTTATCAGACAGCAACAAAATATGCGTATTTTAATCTTAGATACCAACAATATCGACTTTGTCAAAAATCCCGAAGATTATAAAAAAATAATGTATCATATCAATCAAGAATACTCTGTTGGTATTCACCGAAGAGTACTTTAA
- the nth gene encoding endonuclease III, with protein sequence MRKKERFEAVIQWFEENMPIAETELHYSNPFELLVAVILSAQCTDKRVNQITPALFAQYPDEISMSKASSEDVFTFIRSCSYPNNKAKHLVGMAKMLHQDFKGELPSDINELQKMPGVGRKTANVIASVIFNKPAMAVDTHVFRLAARLGLTYNAKTPLETEKQLVKYIPEEKLAIAHHWLILHGRYVCLARKPKCESCGLKEYCKFYTDRKSI encoded by the coding sequence ATGCGTAAAAAAGAGCGTTTTGAAGCTGTGATTCAGTGGTTTGAAGAGAATATGCCTATTGCTGAAACAGAACTGCATTATTCAAACCCTTTTGAGCTTTTGGTTGCTGTAATTCTTTCGGCACAATGTACAGATAAACGTGTAAACCAAATTACGCCTGCATTATTTGCGCAATATCCTGACGAGATAAGCATGTCAAAAGCCAGTTCGGAAGATGTATTTACTTTTATTCGTAGTTGTTCTTATCCAAATAATAAGGCTAAACATTTAGTTGGAATGGCTAAAATGTTACACCAAGACTTTAAAGGTGAGCTTCCATCGGATATCAATGAATTGCAGAAAATGCCCGGAGTTGGAAGAAAAACGGCTAATGTTATTGCTTCTGTAATTTTTAATAAGCCGGCTATGGCCGTTGATACTCACGTTTTTAGGCTTGCTGCACGTTTGGGATTAACGTATAACGCTAAAACACCTTTGGAAACCGAAAAACAGTTAGTGAAATATATTCCTGAAGAAAAATTGGCAATCGCTCATCATTGGTTAATCTTGCACGGACGATATGTTTGTTTGGCTAGAAAACCGAAGTGTGAAAGTTGTGGTTTAAAAGAATACTGTAAATTCTATACTGATAGAAAATCAATCTAA
- a CDS encoding (Fe-S)-binding protein, which produces MKVEAFIPCFIDQFFPETGKNMIKLLENLGADVNYNPKQTCCGQMAFNSGFWDEAKDLGAKFIKDFHGKHYVVGPSASCTGMVRRQYPKLFHNSALHNESKQLQNSIFEFTDFLVNVLKKTDIGAEFNHKVTYHESCASKREYGLTNEPRLLLSKVKGLELIEMEEPDSCCGFGGTFSVKFEGISSAMVQQKVEKALATGAEYIVSTDSSCLMNICGYVEKHKLPIKCIHIVDVLAANLT; this is translated from the coding sequence ATGAAAGTAGAAGCCTTTATCCCATGTTTTATTGACCAGTTTTTTCCTGAAACAGGAAAGAATATGATTAAACTCCTTGAGAACTTAGGGGCAGATGTAAATTATAATCCTAAACAAACTTGTTGTGGACAAATGGCTTTTAATAGCGGATTTTGGGATGAGGCTAAAGACTTAGGAGCGAAATTTATTAAAGATTTTCACGGTAAACATTATGTTGTAGGACCTTCGGCATCTTGTACGGGAATGGTGAGAAGGCAATATCCAAAGCTATTTCATAATTCTGCCTTGCATAATGAATCGAAACAATTACAAAACTCTATTTTTGAATTTACCGATTTTTTGGTAAATGTGCTTAAAAAGACAGATATTGGTGCCGAGTTTAATCATAAAGTTACTTATCACGAGTCTTGTGCTTCAAAGCGAGAGTACGGACTGACAAACGAACCTCGTTTGCTTTTGAGTAAAGTTAAAGGTTTGGAATTGATTGAAATGGAAGAGCCTGATAGTTGCTGTGGCTTTGGCGGAACATTTTCTGTTAAGTTTGAAGGTATTTCCAGTGCTATGGTTCAGCAAAAAGTGGAAAAAGCTTTAGCAACAGGAGCCGAATATATTGTATCTACAGATTCCAGTTGTTTAATGAATATTTGCGGTTATGTTGAAAAGCATAAACTCCCAATAAAATGTATACATATTGTTGATGTTTTAGCGGCAAATCTCACTTAA
- the deoD gene encoding purine-nucleoside phosphorylase yields the protein MSIHIGAKKGEIAETVLLPGDPLRAKYIADTFLDNVVMYSKVRGMYGFTGFYKGKRLSVQGTGMGVPSISIYVNELINDYDVQKLMRIGTCGAIQNDIELKDVILGMAASTDSSLNKIRFDGMDYAPIADFELLNQAYQYAMSKGKKVKVGNILTSDIFYNDDYLADPFQKWKDFGIMAVEMESAALYTLAAKYKRKALTILTVSDHITKGEFCSAEERQTAFTDMMEIALEIA from the coding sequence ATGAGTATACATATTGGAGCTAAAAAAGGCGAGATTGCCGAAACTGTTTTACTACCCGGAGACCCCTTACGTGCAAAATATATTGCAGATACATTTTTAGATAATGTTGTAATGTACAGTAAAGTTCGTGGAATGTACGGATTTACAGGATTTTACAAAGGAAAACGCTTGTCTGTACAAGGTACAGGAATGGGAGTACCATCTATTTCTATATACGTAAATGAGCTAATTAACGATTATGACGTACAAAAGCTTATGCGAATAGGAACTTGTGGTGCTATCCAAAATGATATTGAACTGAAAGATGTTATTTTAGGGATGGCGGCATCTACAGATTCCAGTCTGAACAAAATTCGTTTTGATGGAATGGATTATGCTCCTATTGCAGACTTTGAATTGTTAAATCAAGCATATCAATACGCTATGAGCAAGGGGAAAAAAGTAAAAGTGGGAAATATTCTTACTTCTGATATTTTTTATAATGATGACTATTTAGCCGATCCTTTTCAAAAATGGAAAGATTTTGGTATTATGGCAGTTGAAATGGAAAGTGCCGCATTATATACTTTAGCAGCAAAATATAAACGCAAGGCTTTAACAATTCTAACTGTAAGCGATCATATTACAAAAGGAGAATTCTGTTCAGCAGAAGAACGCCAAACTGCTTTTACCGATATGATGGAAATTGCACTCGAAATTGCCTAA
- a CDS encoding SDR family NAD(P)-dependent oxidoreductase: MNKIVLISGATAGIGEALAWKFAENNYNLILTGRRSERLKKIKAELSAKFSVEILSLNFDIRELKEVEKAVKSIPENWQKIDVLINNAGLAVGVTPIQDGIYDDWDRMIDTNIKGLLYLSRNIIPFLKARQKGQIINIGSIAGKQVYPNGNVYCGTKAAVQSITEGMRIDLVKYGIKVTQIAPGAVETEFSIVRLGGDTEAAKNVYNGYKPLTAKDIANIAYYTTTLPEHVNINDILVTPTAQANAYVYNKK, translated from the coding sequence ATGAATAAAATAGTTTTAATTAGCGGGGCAACTGCCGGCATTGGAGAAGCGTTAGCATGGAAATTTGCCGAAAACAACTACAACCTTATTTTAACCGGTCGACGTAGCGAGCGCCTCAAAAAAATTAAAGCTGAATTATCAGCTAAATTTAGTGTTGAAATACTTAGTTTAAACTTTGATATTCGTGAATTAAAGGAAGTAGAAAAAGCCGTTAAAAGCATTCCTGAAAATTGGCAAAAGATTGATGTTTTAATTAATAATGCAGGACTAGCTGTTGGAGTGACTCCCATACAAGATGGTATTTATGATGATTGGGATAGAATGATAGATACCAATATTAAAGGGCTGCTTTACCTTTCGCGTAACATAATTCCATTTTTAAAAGCTCGCCAAAAAGGTCAGATTATAAATATCGGATCCATTGCCGGCAAACAAGTCTATCCTAATGGAAATGTATATTGCGGAACAAAAGCTGCCGTTCAATCCATAACCGAAGGGATGCGTATCGACTTAGTTAAATACGGAATTAAAGTTACTCAGATTGCACCTGGAGCCGTTGAAACAGAATTTTCAATTGTACGGTTAGGCGGAGATACCGAAGCTGCTAAAAATGTTTACAATGGATACAAACCGCTAACAGCTAAAGATATAGCCAATATAGCTTATTATACAACAACACTCCCCGAACATGTTAATATTAACGATATTTTAGTAACACCAACAGCCCAAGCAAATGCATATGTTTATAATAAAAAATAA
- a CDS encoding response regulator produces the protein MGASITHQDWSDKTVLIAEDVNDNFLFLKTYLRKTKINVLWAKDGQEAIDMCLKNQDIDIVLMDIRMPNVDGYEATAEIKKAFPKMPVIAQTAYALNSDYQKVFDSGCDDYITKPILGASLLDKMAVFL, from the coding sequence ATGGGAGCTTCAATTACACATCAAGATTGGTCAGACAAAACAGTTTTAATTGCTGAAGATGTAAATGACAATTTTCTTTTTCTTAAAACATATCTACGTAAAACAAAGATTAATGTTTTATGGGCAAAAGACGGACAAGAAGCTATTGATATGTGTTTAAAAAACCAAGATATTGATATTGTTTTAATGGATATTCGCATGCCTAATGTTGATGGCTACGAAGCTACGGCAGAAATAAAGAAGGCATTTCCCAAAATGCCGGTTATCGCACAAACTGCCTATGCTTTAAACTCAGACTATCAAAAAGTATTTGACTCGGGTTGTGATGATTATATTACAAAACCTATATTGGGAGCCAGCCTTTTAGATAAAATGGCCGTTTTCTTATAA
- the holA gene encoding DNA polymerase III subunit delta, whose product MPEQKFDEILSDLRNKIYHPVYLLAGDEAFFIDELTDYIDENILNPMEKEFNQTIVYGLDSNVFDLISMARRFPMMANYQVLIVREAQHLKGSENLEIYLKNPLKSTILVLAYKHKKIDKRTKLYKLAKEKGVVFSSPRLWDNQVPNWIDKRVRSMGFTIEYRECFILAEYLGADLAKIDNELKKMSMNISPGARITDTLIEENVGISKDYNVFELQNALISRDVMKANRIINHFAANPKENSIFMVLPVLHNFFFRTMVLSQLKKLEPREISSKLKIKPSQLAQYQKALSQYGVMKLASIIQEIKDYDMKAKGLGNANASQGELLRELIYKILHD is encoded by the coding sequence ATGCCTGAACAGAAATTTGATGAAATATTAAGTGATCTTAGAAATAAGATTTATCATCCTGTGTATTTATTGGCTGGTGATGAAGCTTTTTTTATTGATGAGTTAACAGACTATATTGATGAAAATATCCTTAACCCCATGGAAAAGGAATTTAATCAAACAATAGTTTATGGCTTAGATTCTAATGTTTTTGATTTGATAAGCATGGCTAGACGATTCCCGATGATGGCTAATTATCAGGTTCTTATTGTAAGAGAAGCACAGCATTTAAAAGGAAGTGAGAATTTAGAGATATACCTTAAAAATCCGTTAAAATCAACAATATTAGTTTTAGCATATAAACACAAAAAAATAGATAAACGAACAAAGCTTTATAAGTTGGCTAAAGAAAAAGGAGTGGTTTTTAGTTCCCCTCGTTTATGGGATAATCAAGTGCCAAACTGGATTGATAAACGTGTTCGTTCTATGGGTTTTACAATTGAATATAGAGAGTGTTTTATTTTGGCAGAATATTTGGGTGCTGATTTAGCCAAGATAGATAATGAGCTGAAAAAAATGTCGATGAATATCTCTCCCGGAGCTCGAATTACTGATACTCTTATTGAAGAAAATGTTGGCATTAGTAAGGATTATAATGTATTTGAATTGCAGAATGCCCTAATCAGTCGCGATGTAATGAAAGCCAATAGGATAATTAATCATTTTGCTGCTAATCCTAAGGAAAATAGCATTTTTATGGTTTTGCCGGTTTTACATAATTTCTTTTTTCGGACAATGGTTTTATCTCAATTAAAAAAGCTTGAGCCTAGAGAAATATCTTCTAAGCTTAAAATAAAACCTAGTCAACTTGCACAATATCAAAAAGCTTTGAGTCAGTATGGGGTTATGAAGTTAGCATCTATAATCCAAGAGATTAAGGATTATGATATGAAAGCAAAAGGTTTAGGCAATGCAAATGCATCTCAGGGAGAACTTCTCCGAGAGTTGATATATAAAATCTTACACGACTAA
- a CDS encoding AMP nucleosidase has product MKTKEEIVKNWLTRYTGLKIEEFGEYILLTNFQNYVDIFVEKYNAKYTGRDVPMPSATANDITIINFSMGSPNAATIVDLLSAISPKACLFLGKCGGLKRKNKLGDFILPIAAIRGDGTSDDYFPPEIPALPAFSLQRALSSIIRSRGLDYWTGTVYTTNRRVWEHDEEFKKYLRKTRAMAIEMETATIFTVGFHNSIPTGALLLVTDQPMIAEGIKTSKSDKLVTRNFVNTHLDVGIDALLELKNKGLSVKHLRFNND; this is encoded by the coding sequence ATGAAAACAAAAGAAGAGATAGTAAAGAATTGGTTAACCAGATATACAGGCTTAAAAATTGAAGAATTTGGAGAGTATATTCTACTCACAAATTTTCAGAATTATGTTGATATTTTTGTGGAAAAATATAATGCAAAATATACTGGTAGGGATGTTCCTATGCCTTCGGCAACAGCAAATGATATTACAATAATAAATTTTAGTATGGGGAGCCCAAATGCGGCTACCATAGTTGATTTATTAAGTGCTATTTCTCCAAAAGCTTGCCTTTTTCTTGGCAAATGTGGAGGGTTAAAAAGAAAAAATAAATTAGGAGATTTTATTTTACCTATTGCTGCAATTCGTGGTGATGGTACCAGCGATGATTATTTCCCTCCTGAAATACCTGCTTTACCTGCGTTTAGTTTACAAAGAGCACTTTCGAGTATAATCCGTTCTCGAGGTTTAGATTATTGGACAGGAACAGTATATACAACAAATAGAAGAGTTTGGGAGCATGATGAGGAATTTAAAAAATATTTAAGAAAGACACGTGCTATGGCTATTGAAATGGAAACAGCTACAATTTTTACGGTTGGTTTTCACAATAGTATTCCCACAGGAGCATTATTACTCGTCACAGATCAACCTATGATTGCCGAAGGTATTAAAACTTCTAAAAGCGATAAATTAGTGACACGGAATTTTGTAAATACTCACTTAGATGTAGGCATAGACGCCTTATTAGAATTAAAAAATAAAGGTTTATCCGTAAAGCACTTGCGATTTAATAACGATTAA
- a CDS encoding type I restriction enzyme HsdR N-terminal domain-containing protein — MKKLNLPSFQANIRNKNEKTEIFDEFRKKFVALSPEEWVRQNFAHFMVNNKYYPKGLLAIEYTFKLQSRTKRVDIIAFSKNGNPLLVVECKATTVNIDQKVFDQIARYNMAFKVDYLVVTNGIEHYVCKIDYKTLSYKFIREIPSFKDLV, encoded by the coding sequence ATGAAGAAATTAAACTTACCGTCTTTTCAAGCTAATATTAGAAACAAAAATGAGAAGACAGAAATCTTTGATGAATTTCGTAAAAAATTTGTAGCTCTGAGTCCTGAAGAATGGGTAAGACAAAATTTTGCTCATTTTATGGTAAATAACAAATATTACCCTAAAGGATTATTGGCAATTGAGTACACATTCAAATTACAATCTCGTACAAAACGAGTTGATATTATAGCTTTCTCAAAAAACGGCAATCCACTATTAGTAGTAGAGTGTAAAGCAACAACCGTAAACATTGATCAAAAAGTTTTTGATCAAATTGCACGCTATAATATGGCTTTTAAGGTAGACTATTTGGTAGTTACCAACGGAATAGAACATTATGTATGTAAAATAGATTATAAAACGCTTAGCTATAAATTTATTCGAGAAATACCTTCGTTTAAAGATTTAGTATAA
- a CDS encoding response regulator transcription factor: MPTEIKTLLLDDDLSILLLLENLLKKQFPNIQVIGKAKTVKDGIELIDTLKPDLIFLDIEFPDGDGFKILDSVSYTEFETIFISSHDQFAMKAFEYSALHYLKKPIVPSEVEEALCRLETESDTSSVNTQIAKIKDGLIHKEPKLIIPTTEGLDLIKIKEIKRCEASDVYTIFYMVDGKKYMASKSLNNYERLLSDINFFRIHSKHLINMQYIKQYIKGKGGYVILEQGDEVEVSVRKKMDFMNRLKDYARSLK; the protein is encoded by the coding sequence ATGCCTACTGAAATAAAAACCTTACTTTTAGATGATGATCTCTCAATATTATTATTGTTGGAAAATCTATTAAAGAAACAATTTCCCAACATACAAGTTATAGGAAAAGCTAAAACTGTTAAAGATGGTATAGAGTTGATTGATACATTAAAACCTGATTTGATTTTTTTGGATATAGAATTTCCCGACGGTGATGGATTTAAAATTTTAGATTCAGTATCCTATACTGAATTTGAAACCATATTTATTAGCTCTCACGATCAGTTTGCGATGAAAGCTTTCGAGTATTCTGCTTTACATTATTTAAAAAAACCCATAGTCCCTTCCGAAGTAGAAGAAGCTCTCTGTCGTCTGGAAACAGAGTCCGACACCTCTTCTGTAAACACACAAATTGCCAAAATTAAAGACGGCTTAATACATAAAGAGCCGAAATTAATTATTCCAACCACAGAAGGCTTAGACCTTATTAAGATAAAAGAAATAAAACGCTGCGAAGCTAGTGACGTATACACCATATTTTATATGGTAGATGGAAAAAAATACATGGCTTCTAAATCTTTAAATAATTACGAGCGATTACTTAGCGATATAAACTTTTTCCGCATTCATAGTAAGCATCTCATTAATATGCAATATATAAAACAATATATTAAAGGAAAGGGAGGCTATGTTATTTTAGAACAAGGAGATGAAGTGGAAGTATCCGTTCGAAAAAAAATGGATTTTATGAACCGTTTAAAAGATTATGCTCGCTCTTTAAAATAA
- a CDS encoding response regulator encodes MKKILVIEDTQNVRENICEILESEDYEVFASENGKSGVEMSKNIQPDLVLCDIMMPGMDGYEVLTEMRKDVITSTVPFIFLTAKNTRENQRLGMELGADDYITKPFTVEDLLNSVATRLKRAEEFKEESEKKLNELTQNLGAPITQVISEPLRAILGFSKMLMTEYNSMEKFEMAEFNSLIYKAGMKLNTVVKKSFMFYQLQSLAYDNESLMKLKEEKTSDIKTLTENIANEIAINNKRQDDFMINIENANLKIPSKYYLEILHEIIENAIIFSPKRSVIHIIGGVEDGQYALTIRDEGMGMTKDQISHIGAFQKFNKDLNENSGVGLGLINTKSILNLFNGNMVIKSILGIETTVRITFPLA; translated from the coding sequence ATGAAAAAAATATTAGTTATAGAAGATACGCAAAATGTTCGTGAAAACATTTGCGAAATTTTAGAATCGGAAGACTATGAAGTTTTCGCTTCGGAGAATGGTAAATCGGGAGTTGAAATGTCAAAAAACATACAACCCGATTTGGTTTTATGCGATATAATGATGCCCGGAATGGATGGTTATGAGGTTTTAACCGAAATGCGTAAAGATGTTATCACATCTACAGTTCCTTTCATTTTTTTAACAGCTAAAAATACTCGTGAAAATCAGCGATTAGGAATGGAATTAGGAGCCGATGATTATATAACTAAACCTTTTACGGTTGAGGATTTATTAAATTCTGTAGCAACCCGTTTAAAAAGGGCTGAAGAATTTAAAGAAGAAAGCGAAAAGAAGTTAAACGAATTAACACAGAATCTTGGAGCTCCCATTACTCAAGTAATATCTGAACCATTACGTGCAATACTTGGATTTTCTAAAATGCTAATGACAGAATACAATAGCATGGAGAAATTCGAAATGGCAGAGTTTAACAGCTTAATATATAAAGCCGGGATGAAACTAAATACCGTAGTTAAAAAATCGTTCATGTTTTACCAGCTTCAATCTTTGGCATATGATAATGAAAGTTTAATGAAGCTAAAAGAAGAAAAAACTTCTGACATCAAAACGCTTACCGAAAATATTGCAAACGAAATTGCAATAAATAATAAGCGTCAAGATGATTTTATGATAAATATTGAAAATGCAAATCTTAAAATTCCGTCAAAATATTATTTAGAAATACTACACGAAATTATTGAAAACGCAATCATTTTCTCCCCAAAACGGTCAGTTATCCACATTATTGGAGGTGTAGAAGATGGTCAATATGCACTAACAATACGTGATGAAGGTATGGGAATGACAAAGGATCAAATTAGCCATATAGGAGCATTCCAAAAATTCAATAAAGATTTAAATGAAAATTCGGGTGTAGGACTTGGACTTATCAACACCAAAAGCATACTAAATTTATTTAATGGTAATATGGTGATTAAATCTATATTAGGAATTGAAACTACAGTAAGGATTACTTTTCCTCTTGCATAA
- a CDS encoding glycosyltransferase, with amino-acid sequence MIYTFWDEFFWYWYSNGFEKVFYIFWYFFLLEAPRFLLMDLVVLFAYYRSRHKKAKIFEEARQKLLFENPLISVIAPGKNEGEHIYKLVDSINKQSYSNIEIIIVDDGSDDDTATICRSLLNNGFIDVFLRNDVRGGKASAANLALRYSKGKYIVHLDADTSFDEYAIERIIIPFYVDENTGAVGGNIKARNQDYNIATSLQAIEYMQTISVGRVVTSYLGIYKIVSGAFGAFRKDIIERIGGWDIGPGLDGDITVKIRKMGYNIAFEPTAVGLTNVPNSFKKLSKQRLRWNKSLVRFRLRKHADLFKPQASFNFSNFFAVFENVFFNLILDVIWFFYILQIIIVNVDYLAFIIPLKIMIYGTASFIQFLVVMAMSERWKTEFKLVVYIPLMMIYNGYYMRIIRTMAYIKEIFFYSSYKDPWNPIKSSNKAKEYGL; translated from the coding sequence ATGATATACACTTTTTGGGACGAATTTTTTTGGTATTGGTATTCCAATGGTTTCGAAAAAGTATTTTATATTTTTTGGTATTTCTTTTTGTTAGAGGCTCCTCGCTTTTTATTAATGGACTTGGTTGTTTTGTTTGCATACTATCGGAGCAGACATAAAAAAGCTAAAATTTTCGAAGAAGCTCGACAAAAATTATTATTTGAAAATCCTTTGATATCTGTTATTGCTCCCGGAAAAAACGAAGGAGAGCATATTTATAAACTTGTAGATTCCATTAATAAACAATCCTATTCTAATATCGAAATTATTATTGTTGACGATGGTTCTGATGATGATACTGCAACCATTTGTAGAAGTTTATTGAATAATGGATTTATCGATGTTTTTTTAAGAAATGACGTTAGGGGAGGAAAAGCCAGTGCTGCTAATCTTGCTTTGCGCTACTCTAAAGGAAAGTATATAGTCCACCTTGATGCTGATACTTCTTTTGATGAATATGCCATAGAACGTATTATTATACCGTTTTACGTAGATGAAAATACAGGTGCGGTTGGCGGAAACATTAAAGCAAGAAATCAGGATTATAATATTGCTACAAGTTTGCAGGCAATTGAATATATGCAGACTATCTCTGTAGGGCGTGTCGTTACTTCATATTTAGGAATTTATAAGATAGTGTCAGGTGCATTTGGAGCTTTTCGAAAAGATATTATTGAGCGTATTGGTGGATGGGATATTGGACCTGGTTTAGATGGTGATATTACTGTGAAAATACGAAAAATGGGTTACAATATTGCTTTTGAACCAACGGCAGTTGGACTAACAAATGTTCCAAATAGCTTTAAGAAACTATCTAAACAACGTTTACGTTGGAATAAATCTTTAGTTCGATTCAGATTACGTAAGCATGCAGATTTATTTAAACCTCAAGCATCGTTTAACTTTTCAAACTTTTTTGCCGTTTTTGAAAATGTCTTCTTTAATTTGATTTTAGATGTTATTTGGTTTTTCTATATCTTGCAAATTATCATTGTTAATGTTGATTATTTGGCTTTTATTATTCCGCTAAAAATTATGATTTACGGAACGGCAAGTTTTATACAGTTTTTGGTGGTAATGGCTATGTCAGAGCGTTGGAAAACAGAGTTTAAGCTTGTTGTGTATATTCCGTTAATGATGATTTATAATGGTTATTATATGCGTATAATAAGAACAATGGCATATATTAAAGAGATATTCTTCTACTCATCATATAAAGATCCATGGAATCCTATAAAATCAAGTAATAAAGCCAAAGAATATGGTTTGTAG